From a region of the Lentilactobacillus curieae genome:
- a CDS encoding M57 family metalloprotease: MYLKPIKLVTIIATLGIIPIEANASRANYKVNRLGRITNRNYRYYKRIPHPKSKSLGRLKKNETFLFDQKKIINSRTSYLHFYYVGNRGAWINSKAVSFSHVKYQPTHTGRTVSKPKPVPVTPISDNKWSTKNINVFIENMDSDYQSIWQNAVNKWNQTNVVSLNLVSSKQSADVTLQTQSERPKDFQSPTTTGCSYFSSNHHRFIKARGILLSHPLAEANYSTHQKENVATHELGHILGLKHNDVSPSVMNPNVCDEQISASDIAALKTIYS; encoded by the coding sequence ATGTACCTGAAACCAATCAAACTCGTCACGATTATTGCAACATTAGGAATTATCCCCATTGAAGCCAACGCTTCTCGAGCTAATTATAAAGTGAACCGGTTAGGAAGAATAACTAACCGAAATTACCGATATTACAAGCGTATCCCCCACCCTAAATCAAAATCGCTTGGGCGGCTAAAAAAGAATGAGACTTTTCTCTTTGACCAGAAAAAAATTATCAATTCCAGGACATCGTACCTCCACTTCTACTACGTTGGTAACCGTGGAGCCTGGATCAACTCTAAGGCAGTCTCATTCAGTCACGTTAAGTATCAACCAACTCATACTGGCCGAACTGTCAGTAAACCTAAGCCAGTGCCGGTGACACCCATCAGTGATAATAAATGGTCAACTAAAAACATTAACGTTTTTATCGAGAATATGGATTCCGATTATCAATCAATTTGGCAAAACGCAGTTAATAAGTGGAATCAAACCAACGTGGTCAGCTTAAATCTGGTTAGTTCAAAGCAAAGTGCTGATGTCACTCTACAAACACAATCAGAGCGGCCAAAGGATTTTCAGTCCCCAACCACTACTGGATGTAGTTATTTTTCAAGTAATCATCACCGCTTCATTAAAGCCCGGGGAATCTTACTTAGTCATCCCCTAGCCGAAGCTAATTATTCTACTCACCAGAAGGAAAATGTGGCTACCCATGAATTGGGGCATATTTTAGGTTTAAAACATAACGATGTTTCTCCATCCGTCATGAATCCCAATGTTTGCGATGAACAAATCTCAGCTAGCGACATTGCGGCCTTGAAGACAATCTATAGCTAA
- a CDS encoding universal stress protein: protein MYDKILVPIDGSENADAALTEALKLAKKLGSSLEIVSVATDQRYVQYGVTLGQDVMESFQKRAEEILSKAKQRADEAGVDANTNFVIGVPKQAISKELPQKYGTDLTVVGKSGVNGISRALLGSTTEYVVRHSVTNVLVIE, encoded by the coding sequence ATGTATGACAAAATATTAGTTCCAATCGATGGTAGTGAGAATGCCGATGCTGCTTTGACTGAGGCATTAAAATTAGCAAAAAAGTTGGGTTCATCTTTGGAAATTGTTTCCGTCGCAACTGATCAACGTTACGTCCAGTATGGGGTGACCTTGGGACAAGATGTCATGGAATCCTTCCAGAAGCGCGCTGAAGAAATTTTATCAAAAGCTAAGCAAAGGGCTGATGAAGCTGGGGTTGATGCCAACACTAACTTTGTTATTGGGGTTCCTAAGCAAGCAATCTCTAAAGAGCTACCACAAAAGTATGGCACTGATTTAACAGTTGTTGGTAAATCGGGGGTCAACGGAATTTCTAGAGCTTTATTAGGTTCAACTACTGAGTATGTCGTTCGTCACTCAGTCACAAACGTGTTAGTTATTGAGTAA
- a CDS encoding YibE/F family protein codes for MQLIKKVTWFQILAIILVCIGTVFLVAHNDRFYSDPIMKVTSVKNQGKYKVTDEFQNVDHQHKQLVSGTITNGKYAGKKLTISNLYSDSGAMDHNLHKGQKVFLTVHKQPNLRATVKDVKRDTSVAFLFALAICLLLVFLKWQGITVISSIVINSILFIIAIRINEHIQGARVILNFSILALIFCVITLLLVVGWNQRMVISLASVVGATALTIIILMIVFRVTHERGVYYESMQYVTQLPRPLFVAEVLIGVLGAVMDESVDIVASLATLKTERPELTRREIFDSGRQIGKSIMGPLVNVLFFVFMAETLPMTLLFLKNGNSWGYSFSMNMSLGMLSSLVSAIGIVMTVIFSSFLSSIWLKAGEK; via the coding sequence ATGCAGCTAATAAAAAAAGTAACGTGGTTTCAGATTCTAGCGATTATTTTAGTATGTATCGGGACAGTGTTCCTAGTTGCCCATAATGACCGGTTTTATTCTGATCCAATCATGAAGGTAACGTCAGTCAAAAATCAGGGTAAATATAAGGTAACAGATGAATTCCAAAATGTTGACCACCAGCATAAGCAACTAGTTTCGGGGACGATTACCAATGGAAAGTATGCCGGTAAGAAGTTGACCATTAGTAATCTGTATTCCGATTCGGGAGCGATGGATCATAATCTTCATAAAGGACAAAAAGTTTTTCTAACTGTACATAAACAGCCCAATCTAAGGGCAACGGTCAAAGATGTTAAACGTGACACATCAGTTGCATTTTTATTTGCGTTAGCAATTTGTCTATTACTGGTGTTCCTTAAATGGCAAGGGATTACGGTGATTTCCAGCATTGTGATTAACTCAATCCTGTTTATCATCGCGATTCGGATTAACGAGCACATTCAAGGTGCACGGGTAATCTTAAACTTTAGTATTTTGGCACTGATATTCTGTGTGATTACACTGCTGTTAGTTGTTGGTTGGAACCAACGGATGGTTATCTCCTTAGCATCAGTTGTGGGGGCAACAGCATTAACAATTATAATTTTGATGATTGTTTTCAGAGTCACGCATGAACGAGGCGTTTACTACGAATCAATGCAGTACGTGACCCAGCTTCCGCGACCACTATTTGTGGCTGAAGTCCTGATTGGTGTGTTGGGAGCAGTTATGGATGAATCTGTTGATATTGTTGCATCGCTTGCAACATTGAAAACTGAGCGTCCTGAACTAACCAGACGAGAAATTTTTGATTCTGGTCGTCAAATTGGAAAGTCGATTATGGGGCCGTTAGTAAATGTGCTGTTCTTTGTGTTTATGGCAGAGACACTACCGATGACGTTATTATTTTTGAAAAACGGTAATTCTTGGGGTTATTCGTTTTCAATGAATATGTCGTTGGGGATGCTGTCTAGTCTGGTCAGCGCCATTGGGATTGTTATGACGGTGATTTTCTCAAGTTTTCTATCAAGCATTTGGCTGAAAGCAGGTGAGAAA
- a CDS encoding acyl-CoA thioester hydrolase, translating to MSQVYCKDTRAVHEGYVFPRDLNNSQMQFGGRTLEVLDANAGMAVVKYLPGVNFVTASYDRVHFYSPISQQTIYKCVSYVTGATTKSVEVFTKFVTQDKDSGDKQVAFTAFCSLVITDQLAEVPDIVPESSEETYICKGFGVRLEERISELKQSKADLQHLSYE from the coding sequence ATGAGTCAAGTCTATTGTAAAGATACCAGAGCTGTCCACGAAGGGTACGTTTTTCCGCGTGACCTAAATAATAGTCAAATGCAGTTTGGTGGCCGAACCCTTGAAGTTTTGGATGCAAATGCAGGAATGGCAGTAGTTAAGTATCTCCCCGGTGTTAATTTTGTAACTGCTTCTTATGACCGTGTTCATTTCTATAGCCCAATTAGTCAGCAGACGATTTACAAGTGCGTATCGTACGTCACTGGAGCAACTACTAAGTCTGTCGAGGTGTTCACTAAGTTTGTAACTCAAGATAAAGATAGTGGAGACAAGCAAGTTGCTTTTACTGCGTTTTGTAGCCTAGTAATCACTGATCAACTAGCTGAGGTCCCGGACATTGTCCCAGAAAGTTCAGAAGAAACGTATATTTGTAAGGGATTTGGTGTCAGGCTAGAAGAACGAATCAGCGAATTGAAACAAAGCAAGGCGGATTTACAGCATTTGAGTTATGAATAA